The following is a genomic window from Canis lupus baileyi chromosome 18, mCanLup2.hap1, whole genome shotgun sequence.
tGACAAATGTGTCTGGAGGAATGTAGCCCTTCGTGATTCATTTGGTTGGGAAAATAAGGAGTAAAACACTACACAGTTGGTTGAGTAGCTTTCtcccaccaaaaaactattatcATGTCAAGTTTTTGCTTAGGTTCTTTAATTTCTGAGGTCAAGTGAAAATCAATGTAAAGAGACCTCATGACATCAGCCCTCAAGATATACTAGAGGCAATAACATTCTATCAGAAGTGTGTGTAATGACTACTCAGACTAATAACagtccttaaaaaaatttctgtatattttattagaGGTCTTATGTGGGAATTAGAAGGAATTGATTACCCTCTGTAATCTGATTTCTGCAAGAAAGAATTATGCTTTAAGTGCAATGTCAAGAAACAAGACTGCAATAGAAGTGGTTGAGGGAAGCAAGTTTCACTGTCCCTGATCTATAGTGatgaattaattataataatacatcATGGCATATAGCACCTTCCAAAGCCAAAATTGCTTTGCACCAGTAATCTcatattctctatatttatttgttatgaGGTAAGGAATAGGTTagaagggactcctgggtgactcagtggattagcatctgcctttggctcagggcatgatcccagggtcccgggattgagtcccacatagggctccctgcatggagcctacttctccatctgtccatgtctctgcctctctctctctctctctctctctctctgtgtgtgtttgtctctcattaataaagaaataaaatttttttaaaaaataaataggttagAATATCCTAATTTAATAATTCAGAAAcaagaattcaataaattattttgttcaattttataTACTAAACTTATCTATAATTAGAATTTTACAAGGGTTAAATGGTAAAATTTGTCCATAATGAGAATATAATTTTTCTAACCTCTCTAATTCTTTCCTACAAGAATTCACTTATAATGCATACCCActatttccaaaacagaaaatggCCTAAACTGACTAATCCTCATCCAAATCATTCTCTTCATGACACAGATGttagaaaataaagttcaaaGAGAATGAAGAACTAGGTTGAGGAATCCTAGGATATCAGATTATAGTGGATTGGTTCCAATTTGAGTGTTATTGATGAAAATGTAGGACAGATGCCTACATTTAAGGATAAGAAACAATGCCATCATCCAACTGTAATCTGTGGaaatccaaaatagaaaaataagttgtCTTTGAAAGCTCTATAATGAgatgtttctcattttctttttcaaagtatgaaaacaatgtaattttgaaaacatatattaACTCCCAGTGAACTTGCCTATACACATTTAAGCCACCCTAATACTTACAGATTTTTCAAATAAGGTTTTATATAAACACATGTTGTTTTTTAtgttgcaaaatattttcttcatagatAATGGAATATAAGTAAGCTCTAAGATAAGAAAGCAGGATGTTAGAAAAGCAGAGAACCTAAAATAGAATGAATTTTGTCAAGTAAGGAAAAGcatgaaaaacagaagagaaacaaataattttctcttcctccaaagAATACTGGTTAAAGtacagttattaaaataaataaataaggctaaatttaagaatatgagaatattaaaaagtgagtaacaataattgaataataaatatgttaatttccAAAAGAATAATCAACCTTTAGCTCTCAAAAGAGTCctattatttttcataagaattgttagaaataaaaagttagaCCATCAGACAACTTAAATGCAGTGAGAAAGATGTTATTTCAAATTTCCCTGGTTGCTCCTTTAAAATGATATCATTAAGAGTCGGAGGCAAGGAGGGGTAGAAAATATAGGAGCAATACCTGTTTACCAATGCTTCAAAACCAcacttttaaaatactgaattcaTTATTCTAGGATGATTTTAGTAAAACTTTAaggagaaagaattaaaattgcTGGCCTCCTCCAAAAGTTGATGTGTGCTATTGTGTTTACAAGCCTATTTATGAGATTCAGTTGAAAAAGTTAATAACATAGAGCCAAACCattgttttcaacaaataatgccaATATTGACTTGATTGAATTAAATGTAGAATAGCAACAACATCGTTTGTAGAGATTGAAATAACatttgaaatacaataaaaacaatatttagacAGTTGATTTCTTTTGAAATGGTCAATTTGTAAATTGTCTAAGAAAGAGACTGGTGGGAAAGTCAAAAGGAATAGCTGAAGATAAGCATTTCCTTTGCCATTACTGACCGTTGCAAGAAACAGGCAACTTCATAATTTCCAATGGCATGCATGCTTTGTGGAAAGCAGACAGTGGCTATCGAAAACTCAACTTTATTCCAACTCCAACTCAAGCTATCCACTGTTCAGAACACGTatactttccaaaaaaaaaaaaaggctaacttCTCAAAATCCTGCAGTCAGCTTTTCAAATCCCAAGAATACCCCACTTTTGCTTGCTGGCATGTGAATGACTTGTTAAGTTTCCAATATGTAAATCTTGAGGTAATGATaatgttttgtattcttttcttcaaATTGCATGAGGCAAATGAAATTTCTTTAGAAGGTGGATACACTTCCTGAGGACAAACACTTGCCCAGAGTTTTCTTTAAAGCCCTGCTAACATCCTTGTTCCTGAGGCTATAGATGAGTGGGTTGAGCAAGGGTGTGAGGATAGTGTAGAAGGCAGATACGGCCTTGTCCTTCTCAGGAGTATGGTAAGAGTGAGGCAACACATAGGTGTACATGGCAGCACCATAAAAGAGGCTGACAACCACCATGTGTGAGGAGCAAGTGGCCACCGCCTTTCGCCTTCCTTCTGCTTCATTCATTCTATAAACAGTGATGAGAATCCTTGTATAAGAGGCTGAGATGACAGAGAAAGGGATGAGGAGCATCATGATGCAGCAGACATACATGGCTGTTTCATAGGTTGATGTGTCAGTACAGGAGAGCTTCAGAAGAGCAGGGACCTCACAGAAGAAGTGATTGATTTCTCGAGAGGCACAGAAAGGGAACTGCATGGTCACTGGAGTGAGCAGGAAGCCATCTATGGACCCTCCCAGCCAGGCTGCCACCACAATTAACAAGCAGACCTTTCGACTCATAAGGACAGGGTAGCGCAGAGGGTTGCAGATGGCTacatagcggtcataggacaTTAATCCTAAGAGGAAAAACTCAGCCCCTGCCAAGGTCAAGTAAATGAAGTGCTGGGAAGTGCATCCTGCAAAGGATATGGCCCTCTGGCCCACTATCTGGTCAACCAGCATCTTTGGCACAATGGTAGAAATGTACAAGATATCCATAAGGGAGAGCTGGCTGAGCAAGtagtacatgggggtgtggaggtgggagTCCATGTGGATGAGAATGATCATGATGGTGTTGCTGGCTATGGAGATGACAAAGACCAAGAGGATgagggcagagagaagccagGGAAAACGGGTGTTGCTGAACAAGCCCAGGAGAACAAAGTCAGCATACATGGAATAGTTGCCCAGCTCCATGGCTCTGTGAGTTATACTAAAATGACATGGATATGGTAGAGAAATTTGGGCACAGAAGATAAATAGTTggtttatttaaaacattatgaTGGACAAAATCAAGACAAATCATCACATCTCATCTTGTAATTTCCCCCTTTTCCTAATATTTGGGACCATGGGTTGCTTTGAGATAGTAGTCTTTACCTTTGAGCCCTAAGATTGATCTATCCCATTCATGAAGCTCAAAAATTTCAACTTCCTGGAAGAACATTCTCTGAAGAATTATGTATGCCACACCATACAACCACTCCCTCAAGGATGATAGACTTGATTCACCATTACTTTTAAACTTAGAGGTCATGGTGAAACAATTTTATGTTCTTTGGCTCAAGaatatgaattaattaattccttcatttatttaagaaaaacatatttttgcctttctttttgctAAAACATAATCTTACAGTGAGGAAAATACATATACAAGAGAAAAATTTAGACTTGTCTGATTTAATAAGAATGGAGCAGtgggaaaagaaaggacaaaattcccactatatatatatatatatatatatatatatatatatatatatatatatactaaatatatataatatgtatgtatattatatttctCTCCCTACATTAGGGTCTAGTTTTCACAGTCAAAATTCAATTTGAAAACCATTGATTAAGAGAATATAATTTGCCTATGAAAGGGTAACCACTTTGACCTATTTTACCTAATttacactattctttttttaaaaaaaatctaattctactatccattcatctatgtataGACATTTGgtctgtttccataatttgtctattgtaaataatgctgctataagcactAATTTATACTATTCTTGAAGCATTTGTACATTGAAGATTTAGAGTGCTTAGCTGATATTTATTAGGTCttggatatttgcaaataatgattCTATgttgaactaaaaataaaagctctgaaCTCTAAGAAACAATCTAAgaattattaggaaaaaaagataatcaaaggGAAAAGGTTTAGGGTCAAGTAGTATGCATTTTCCTTCTAGCAGAAAAGTACTGATTAATACCTATCACTCATTAACATGACTAATGAAATGGGAGCAATAACTATTGAAtaacaaagaagacatagacatggctaacaaccacatgagaaaatgctctgcatcactggccatcagggaaatacaaatcaaaaccacaatgagatcccacctcacaccagtgagaatggggaaaattaacaagataggaaacaaatgttggtgaggatgtggagaaaaaggaacgctcttgcactgttggttggaatatgaactggtacaaccactctggaaaactgtgtggaggttccccaaagagttaaaaatagagctaccctacgatccagtcattgcactactggggatataccccaaagatacagatgcagtgaaagacagagacacctgcaccctaatgttcatagcagcaatgtccacaataactgtggaaggagcctcggtgtccatggaaagatgaatggataaagaagatgtggtctatgtatacaatggaatattcctcagccattagaaacgacaaatacccaccacttgcttcgacgtggatggaactggagggtattatgctgagtgaagtaagtcaattggagaaggacaatcattatatggtttcactcatactgggaatatgagaaatagtgaaagggattacaggggaaagaagagaaaatgagtgggaaaaatcagagagggtgacaaaacatgagagactcctaattctgggaaatgaacaaggggtagtggaaggggaggtgggcagggggatggggtgactgggtgaaggggactgaagggcacatgatgggatgagcactaggtggtatgctatatgttggcaaatcgaactccagtaaaaaaaaaatatacaaaagaaaaaagaaaaaaaaagaggaaaaaaacctataattattttaaataatactagaGATCATTGTCTCCCAAAGAGAGATTTTTCTGCTCAAACCTAAAgtttaattatgtatatatagctATTTCAGTTAAAATATAGTTTAACATATTTATGAACAGGTAGGCTTTTTGGACAGTTTCTATTAGCATCATATAGACCTTCCCTGTCCAGTATGATAGACATAAACTACATGAGGCTATTGAAGATCTGCAATATGGGTGTTCTGAATGGAGATATTCTGAGAGTACAAATTACATTAAGAATTTAAGATTCATGTGgaaaaaatgcaatatatatcGTTAAAAATACTATATTGGTTATGtgctgaaatgaaaatattttggatgtATTCAGTACAATAGCATAGACTAAGTCTAATTTCacgtgtttctttttatttttttttattttatttatttatttattttttttttacgtgtttctttttatatttttgatatggctactagaaaatgtaaaattatctctgtgctagacagtattatgctaagtgataataagtcagtcatagaaagacaaataccgta
Proteins encoded in this region:
- the LOC140609571 gene encoding olfactory receptor 2T27, with product MELGNYSMYADFVLLGLFSNTRFPWLLSALILLVFVISIASNTIMIILIHMDSHLHTPMYYLLSQLSLMDILYISTIVPKMLVDQIVGQRAISFAGCTSQHFIYLTLAGAEFFLLGLMSYDRYVAICNPLRYPVLMSRKVCLLIVVAAWLGGSIDGFLLTPVTMQFPFCASREINHFFCEVPALLKLSCTDTSTYETAMYVCCIMMLLIPFSVISASYTRILITVYRMNEAEGRRKAVATCSSHMVVVSLFYGAAMYTYVLPHSYHTPEKDKAVSAFYTILTPLLNPLIYSLRNKDVSRALKKTLGKCLSSGSVSTF